From a region of the Kwoniella mangroviensis CBS 8507 chromosome 1 map unlocalized Ctg01, whole genome shotgun sequence genome:
- a CDS encoding cytosolic Fe-S cluster assembly factor NAR1 yields MAFSGALTITDLDDFLTPSQACIIPVRNKPSTTAEEGSTEIQIDSNNNYYEVSTYPTDNVNGGPGPSTMNGKKALEKAEINLNDCLACSGCITSTESLLITLQSQNEVLEFIQSNPTALDPNAPCHKPRLPILSISPQTLASLSAAYSSAQSRPTIPLLVLLRRVRAFLSRQEKGGWKVWDTTFARHMSLKETVVEYHERKDKKDKGKSTELPMLASACPGWVCYAEKAQGDMLHLLSNARSSQGIIGALAKDWYGHKMNHKPNEIYHVTAMPCYDKKLEASRSDFYSSLYSTRDVDCVLTTGELDLLLQELGFDPYLPVPNEDIPFSGQSEESPFPELLNHEGSSSGSYLATIIRDIQLSHSNPTKISTREIRGSTDNVEYLIHDLVSGEVLFKGAKVYGFRNLQNLVRKVNKETGLGKGGRSGAGAGKLSLAVAARRRKAKTAPSGTSGTSTPGESGLSDVDSISSLSLSSGEDKKLDFVEVMACPGGCVNGGGQMKPVSPSTAVNGTEGKMEVDEEGYTRPLPDDGTDIDIDKASKAKDGSLINSGVEEGMRWSTKEWVEKVEAIYWNGLPTPPPSPPLEASNINFKLYISEPKGHVDGPAQTNGHVDRNQQADLIAEQIVRDVCDNDSAKRWEFLRTRFRKVESDILAQGGVTLEAVKW; encoded by the exons ATGGCTTTCTCAGGAGCACTG ACCATCACGGACTTGGACGATTTCCTTACCCCCTCGCAAGCATGTATTATCCCAGTGAGGAACAAGCCTTCCACTACTGCGGAAGAGGGATCT ACTGAAATACAGATCGACTCCAATAACAACTACTATGAGGTATCTACATACCCCACGGACAATGTTAATGGTGGACCAGGACCTTCTACAATGAATGGGAAAAAAGCGTTGGAAAAAGCCGAGATAAACCTGAATGACTGTCTAGCATGCAG TGGATGTATCACTTCAACTGAATCATTGCTCATCACTCTCCAATCTCAAAACGAAGTTCTTGAATTCATACAATCTAATCCCACCGCTTTGGACCCAAATGCACCCTGTCATAAACCACGCTTACCAATCTTATCCATATCACCTCAAACGCTCGCTTCCCTCTCTGCAGCTTACTCTTCCGCCCAATCACGTCCCACCATCCCACTGTTAGTGTTACTTCGTCGAGTTAGAGCATTCTTGAGTAGGCAAGAGAAGGGAGGATGGAAAGTGTGGGATACGACTTTCGCTAGACATATGAGTTTGAAGGAAACTGTTGTGGAATATCATGAGaggaaggataagaaagataaagggaAATCCACCGAACTGCCAATGTTGGCGAGCGCTTGCCCAGGATGGGTATGTTACgctgagaaagctcaagGGGATATGCTGCATCTCCTTAGTAATGCTAGGAGTAGTCAGGGGATTATCGGGGCATTAGCAAAGGATTGGTATGGACATAAGATGAATCACAA ACCTAACGAGATATATCACGTCACCGCCATGCCATGCTACGACAAGAAACTTGAAGCTTCACGATCCGACTTCTACTCTTCGCTTTATTCGACCCGAGACGTAGATTGTGTTCTTACCACTGGTGAACTAGATTTGTTATTACAGGAACTAGGATTCGACCCTTATTTACCTGTACCCAACGAAGATATACCATTTTCAGGACAATCTGAAGAATCACCTTTTCCAGAACTGTTAAATCATGAGGGATCTTCATCCGGATCGTACCTTGCAACTATCATACGTGATATTCAATTATCTCACTCCAATCCTACAAAGATCAGTACGAGGGAAATACGTGGATCAACCGATAATGTAGAATACCTCATACATGATCTGGTAAGCGGAGAAGTGCTTTTCAAGGGAGCGAAAGTATATGGATTTAGAAATTTACAGAACCTAGTGAGAAAAGTCAATAAGGAGACCGGTCTGGGGAAAGGAGGTAGATCAGGTGCTGGAGCGGGCAAATTGAGCTTGGCAGTTGCTGCTCGACGTCGAAAAGCCAAGACTGCTCCTTCGGGAACTTCAGGAACTTCGACACCTGGTGAGAGTGGTCTTTCAGATGTGGACAGTATATcgtctttgtctttgtcgaGTGGAGAGGATAAGAAATTGGATTTCGTAGAGGTTATGGCATGTCCTGGAGGATGTGTGAATGGTGGTGGACAGATGAAACCTGTTTCTCCCAGTACCGCAGTTAATGGAACAGAAGGGAAAATGGAagttgacgaagaagggtatACTAGACCATTACCTGATGATGGAACAGATATTGATATCGACAAAGCAAGTAAAGCGAAAGATGGGTCATTGATTAACTCTggtgtagaagaaggtatgagaTGGTCGACTAAAGAATGGGTAGAGAAAGTTGAAGCTATTTATTGGAATGGACTTCctactcctccaccttcgccACCACTCGAAGCGTCAAATATCAATTTCAAGTTATACATATCCGAACCCAAAGGTCACGTAGATGGACCAGCTCAGACAAATGGCCACGTGGACAGAAACCAACAAGCCGATCTGATCGCTGAACAGATTGTACGGGATGTATGTGATAATGATTCGGCTAAGAGATGGGAGTTCTTGAGAACAAGGTTTAGGAAAGTAGAAAGTGACATTCTGGCTCAAGGTGGAGTGACTCTTGAGGCCGTCAAGTGGTAA